The following proteins come from a genomic window of Streptomyces sp. GS7:
- a CDS encoding DUF6112 family protein, with the protein MFLADKVVQLAYDPGIKPNEGGLPGLSVLKHVMGSVNLFGIIAVVGALAVSAGVWAWGHHSGGHQAEANGKKGVLVSAGAALLLGAANGVVAFFSTLGSQVH; encoded by the coding sequence ATGTTTCTCGCCGACAAGGTCGTCCAGCTCGCCTACGACCCCGGGATCAAGCCGAACGAAGGCGGCCTGCCCGGCCTCTCAGTCCTCAAGCACGTGATGGGGTCCGTCAACCTCTTCGGGATCATCGCCGTGGTCGGCGCGCTCGCCGTCAGCGCGGGTGTGTGGGCCTGGGGCCACCACTCCGGCGGCCACCAGGCCGAGGCCAACGGTAAGAAGGGCGTGCTGGTCAGTGCTGGTGCGGCCCTTCTGCTGGGGGCCGCGAACGGTGTGGTCGCGTTCTTCAGCACGCTGGGGAGTCAGGTCCACTGA